A window of the Cystobacter fuscus genome harbors these coding sequences:
- a CDS encoding FG-GAP repeat domain-containing protein — protein sequence MSRALAAALLLAAALAAAAEPAPARAALERLALTVAKDVGEARPEAPVALFLSGAAPELRRAWGTLLAARLAERGLAPFVLDAPSAEAAEPLARERGARALVRLSLNLEAGKLHARGDVVGTWVNFWSGRTPSRPPAPAAALVHAVEADAAVLALAAVAPPPAPPPATGTPRPLRFVGASFAHLSTPPAALAAGDLDGDGRDEIVVLTERAVQVFAADGRLVAERSLEVLPPSTAATREPFGSVAVLSGPPRIAAFSTRFAHGTVLALEQGTLRFVSRLEAVPLGPEARGAFVPGQTAFAPEVRLGPGEQRLEHVPARFTSFSSFGSQVLLVHPDGSGSFYAQPSAAPVSLSGLGAGTMLGDVDGDGVPELLTTSPELQPTPDVLRVFPTKGGLSLSREPLWQGPLPAGRALLGVTANLDGDSFREVLVGLTRPDGSGELFLLRQGAP from the coding sequence GTGAGCCGCGCCCTCGCCGCCGCGCTGCTGCTCGCCGCCGCCCTCGCCGCCGCCGCCGAACCGGCGCCCGCGCGCGCCGCCCTCGAACGGCTCGCCCTGACGGTGGCGAAGGACGTGGGCGAGGCCCGGCCCGAGGCCCCCGTGGCCCTGTTCCTCTCGGGCGCCGCCCCCGAGCTGCGACGCGCCTGGGGCACGCTGCTCGCCGCCCGCCTGGCCGAGCGGGGACTCGCGCCCTTCGTCCTGGACGCCCCCTCGGCCGAGGCCGCGGAGCCGCTCGCCCGGGAGCGGGGAGCCCGTGCGCTGGTCCGGCTCTCGCTGAACCTGGAGGCCGGGAAGCTCCACGCGCGTGGCGACGTGGTGGGGACCTGGGTGAACTTCTGGTCCGGCCGCACGCCCTCGCGTCCGCCCGCTCCCGCCGCGGCCCTCGTCCACGCCGTGGAGGCGGATGCCGCGGTCCTCGCACTCGCCGCCGTGGCGCCCCCTCCCGCGCCCCCTCCCGCCACCGGAACGCCGCGTCCCCTCCGCTTCGTGGGGGCCTCCTTCGCGCACCTGTCCACGCCGCCCGCGGCGCTCGCGGCGGGAGATCTCGACGGGGACGGACGAGATGAGATCGTGGTGCTCACCGAGCGAGCCGTCCAGGTGTTCGCCGCGGACGGGCGCCTCGTCGCCGAGCGCTCGCTGGAGGTGCTGCCCCCCTCCACCGCGGCCACCCGCGAGCCCTTTGGCTCGGTGGCCGTCCTCTCCGGGCCTCCGCGCATCGCCGCGTTCTCCACCCGCTTCGCCCACGGCACGGTGCTGGCACTGGAACAGGGCACCTTGCGCTTCGTGTCCCGGCTCGAGGCCGTTCCCCTGGGACCGGAGGCCCGGGGCGCCTTCGTGCCGGGACAGACCGCGTTCGCCCCCGAGGTGCGACTCGGCCCCGGAGAGCAGCGGCTCGAGCACGTCCCGGCACGCTTCACCTCCTTCAGCTCCTTCGGCTCCCAGGTCCTCCTCGTCCACCCGGACGGCTCGGGCTCCTTCTACGCCCAGCCCTCGGCGGCCCCGGTGTCACTCTCGGGGCTCGGCGCGGGCACCATGCTCGGAGACGTGGACGGTGACGGGGTACCGGAGCTGCTCACCACCTCGCCCGAACTCCAACCCACGCCCGACGTCCTGCGCGTCTTCCCGACGAAGGGAGGCCTCTCCTTGTCGCGCGAGCCGCTCTGGCAGGGGCCCCTGCCCGCGGGCCGCGCGCTGCTGGGGGTGACGGCCAACCTGGACGGGGACTCGTTCCGCGAGGTGCTGGTGGGGCTCACCCGGCCCGATGGCTCGGGCGAACTCTTCCTCCTGCGCCAGGGTGCGCCATGA
- a CDS encoding GMC oxidoreductase, whose product MEFDCDWLIIGSGFGGSVSALRLTEKGYRVVMLEKGRRLEGKDFPETNWNLKKWLWMPALGWRGLFKMTFFRHVTVLSGVGVGGGSLVYANTLPVPKDDFFQSRSWGGLADWKTELAPHYDTARRMLGATVNPLRTLPDEIVQQVGKEMGREDFQPATVAVYFGQPGVTVPDPYHGGEGPNRTGCNSCGGCMTGCRFNAKNSLDKNYLYLAEKRGLTIHADTEATWVRPLPGGGYEVKAVEGTSRASRHERRFTARQVIFSGGVLGTVDLLLKLKAHPDGLPRLSERVGDCVRTNSESLIGVVAGQRFQGEDLSRGIAIGSILHTDEHSHLEPVRYAAGSDFFRTLMAPHVGGTTALSRLAGVLGLAFRHPLKLLRAWFIRDFARRSMILLYMRTLDGHLRMRRGRGLFTGGRKGVLTNLAEGPAPSAYIPEATELAHRVAKKLDGLPMNMASETLMGIPTTAHILGGCCMGSSTETGAIDSQHRLFGYDGLYVIDGAAISANPGVNPSLTITALAERAMSFIPARRRVESGDEMTRPATHLTAVGA is encoded by the coding sequence ATGGAGTTCGACTGTGACTGGCTCATCATCGGCTCGGGTTTTGGCGGGAGCGTGAGCGCCCTGCGCCTGACGGAGAAGGGCTATCGGGTGGTGATGCTGGAGAAGGGCCGCCGCCTGGAGGGCAAGGACTTCCCCGAGACGAACTGGAACCTGAAGAAGTGGCTGTGGATGCCGGCGCTCGGCTGGCGCGGCCTCTTCAAGATGACCTTCTTCCGCCACGTCACGGTGCTCTCTGGTGTGGGCGTGGGAGGTGGCTCGTTGGTGTACGCCAACACGCTGCCCGTGCCGAAGGACGACTTCTTCCAGTCGCGCTCCTGGGGAGGACTCGCGGACTGGAAGACGGAGCTGGCGCCGCACTACGACACCGCGCGCCGGATGCTCGGGGCCACGGTGAATCCGCTGCGCACCCTGCCCGATGAGATCGTCCAGCAGGTGGGCAAGGAGATGGGCCGCGAGGACTTCCAGCCCGCCACGGTCGCCGTCTACTTCGGACAACCCGGGGTGACGGTGCCGGATCCCTACCACGGGGGTGAGGGCCCCAACCGCACCGGCTGCAACTCCTGTGGCGGGTGCATGACGGGCTGCCGCTTCAACGCGAAGAACTCGCTCGACAAGAACTACCTCTACCTCGCGGAGAAGCGAGGCCTCACGATCCACGCGGACACGGAGGCCACCTGGGTGCGTCCCCTGCCCGGCGGCGGGTACGAGGTGAAGGCCGTCGAGGGCACCTCGCGCGCGTCCCGCCACGAGCGGCGCTTCACGGCGCGCCAGGTCATCTTCTCGGGCGGCGTGCTCGGTACGGTGGATTTGCTGCTCAAGCTCAAGGCGCATCCGGACGGACTGCCCCGGCTCTCGGAGCGCGTGGGCGACTGCGTGCGCACCAACTCCGAGTCACTCATTGGCGTGGTGGCCGGTCAGCGCTTCCAGGGCGAGGACCTGTCCCGGGGCATCGCCATCGGCTCCATCCTCCACACCGATGAGCACTCGCACCTGGAGCCGGTGCGCTACGCGGCGGGCTCGGACTTCTTCCGCACCCTCATGGCGCCTCACGTGGGGGGCACCACCGCGCTCTCGCGGCTGGCGGGCGTGCTGGGCCTCGCCTTCCGCCACCCGCTCAAGCTGCTGCGGGCCTGGTTCATCCGCGACTTCGCCCGGCGCTCGATGATCCTCCTCTATATGCGCACGCTGGATGGGCACCTGCGCATGCGCCGGGGCCGGGGGCTGTTCACCGGAGGGAGGAAGGGGGTGCTCACCAACCTCGCCGAGGGACCGGCCCCCTCCGCCTACATCCCCGAGGCCACGGAGCTCGCCCACCGGGTGGCGAAGAAGCTGGATGGGCTGCCCATGAACATGGCCTCCGAGACGCTGATGGGCATCCCCACCACCGCGCATATCCTCGGAGGCTGCTGCATGGGCAGCTCCACCGAGACGGGGGCCATCGACTCCCAGCATCGCCTCTTCGGCTATGACGGGCTCTACGTCATCGACGGCGCGGCCATCTCCGCCAATCCGGGCGTCAATCCCTCGCTCACCATCACCGCGCTCGCCGAGCGCGCCATGAGCTTCATTCCCGCCCGACGGCGGGTGGAGTCCGGCGACGAGATGACGCGGCCCGCCACGCACCTCACGGCCGTGGGGGCCTGA
- a CDS encoding glycerophosphodiester phosphodiesterase: MISLPSKRRAGVLACVLLLAAGCGLGDAPGTPRLVAHRSGSGNFPENSRSAITAALREGYPSIEVDLVLTRDRIPILSHDAWIDPVLCTYAQGPGEAEPRRLPEDSRWPIQDFTLEELQRDFRCGGLGDPTKPEAQRIADTYVTFEELLSLVKGHPDTVLQFDIKEDPAYTQTPEVFAEEILERWNTAALPNRFFITSTRGALLKAFQARQDMEALLIWPELRKDSNATVAAILNELQRQVGVKELIQLTRDAGADGIAVAYQVADRAALESVRSAGLKTAVWTANTEAQLSLFCRWPLDYLITDYVERAPCR, translated from the coding sequence ATGATCTCCCTTCCTTCGAAACGAAGAGCGGGCGTGCTCGCCTGCGTGCTGCTGCTGGCCGCGGGCTGCGGCCTCGGCGATGCCCCCGGGACTCCACGCCTCGTGGCGCATCGCTCCGGCTCGGGCAACTTCCCGGAGAACTCCCGCTCGGCCATCACCGCCGCCCTGCGCGAGGGCTATCCCTCCATCGAGGTGGACCTGGTCCTCACGCGCGATCGCATCCCCATCCTCTCGCACGATGCGTGGATCGATCCGGTGCTGTGCACCTATGCGCAAGGCCCGGGCGAGGCCGAGCCGCGCCGGCTGCCCGAGGACTCGCGCTGGCCCATCCAGGACTTCACGCTCGAGGAGCTGCAGCGGGACTTCCGCTGTGGAGGGCTGGGCGATCCCACCAAGCCCGAGGCGCAGCGGATCGCGGACACCTACGTCACCTTCGAAGAGCTGCTCTCGCTGGTGAAAGGCCACCCGGACACGGTGCTCCAGTTCGACATCAAGGAGGACCCCGCGTACACGCAGACCCCCGAGGTCTTCGCCGAAGAGATCCTCGAGCGGTGGAACACGGCGGCGCTGCCCAACCGCTTCTTCATCACCTCCACCCGGGGGGCGCTGCTCAAGGCCTTCCAGGCGCGCCAGGACATGGAGGCGCTGCTCATCTGGCCGGAGCTGCGCAAGGACTCGAACGCCACCGTGGCGGCCATCCTCAACGAGTTGCAGCGCCAGGTGGGCGTGAAGGAGCTCATCCAGCTCACGCGCGACGCGGGGGCGGATGGCATCGCCGTGGCCTACCAGGTGGCGGATCGCGCCGCGCTGGAGTCCGTGCGGAGCGCCGGGCTCAAGACGGCCGTGTGGACGGCCAACACCGAGGCCCAGCTCTCCCTGTTCTGCCGCTGGCCCCTGGACTACCTCATCACCGACTACGTGGAGCGTGCACCGTGCCGTTGA
- a CDS encoding acyl-CoA dehydrogenase family protein has translation MDTLSRFLLSESPHPASLGSVEDWWKQHLRLALRFSLPVDVALAAGFSADRLGYAFASGYHSAIRSLLPGLPREHRYALCATESGGGHPAAMNTRLSGPESGPWRLDGTKTFVTLGHAADELLVVASEGQDEGGRNRLRLVRLDARRAGVTLTELPPPPFVPEVPHAELRLEGVAVELGEVLPGDGYARFLKPFRTVEDCHVFAAVLGWLLQVARRSGWPDEVREGLLALAVMMRGLAQMDPASPEVHLALGGAIGLFRERVASLDPLWAQVDAPTRERWERDRPLLQLAGKVRALRLEAARRSLSGRG, from the coding sequence ATGGACACGCTCTCGCGGTTCCTCCTCTCCGAATCTCCCCACCCGGCCTCGCTCGGCTCCGTCGAGGACTGGTGGAAGCAGCACCTGCGGCTGGCCCTGCGCTTCTCCCTCCCGGTGGACGTGGCGCTGGCCGCGGGGTTCTCCGCCGATCGCCTGGGGTATGCGTTCGCCTCGGGCTATCACTCGGCCATCCGTTCCCTGCTGCCGGGCCTGCCGCGAGAACACCGCTACGCGTTGTGCGCCACCGAGTCCGGGGGTGGTCATCCCGCCGCCATGAACACCCGCCTCTCGGGTCCGGAGTCGGGGCCCTGGCGGCTGGACGGCACCAAGACCTTCGTCACCCTGGGCCACGCGGCGGACGAATTGCTGGTGGTGGCCAGCGAGGGCCAGGACGAGGGCGGACGCAACCGGCTGCGGTTGGTGCGCCTGGACGCGCGCCGCGCGGGAGTGACGCTCACGGAGCTGCCGCCCCCGCCCTTCGTCCCGGAGGTGCCCCACGCGGAGCTGCGCCTGGAGGGCGTGGCGGTGGAGCTCGGCGAGGTCCTTCCCGGGGATGGCTACGCGCGCTTCCTCAAGCCCTTCCGGACGGTGGAGGACTGCCATGTGTTCGCGGCGGTGCTCGGCTGGCTCCTCCAGGTGGCGCGGCGCTCGGGCTGGCCGGACGAGGTGCGCGAGGGACTGCTCGCCCTGGCGGTGATGATGCGGGGGCTCGCCCAGATGGATCCAGCGTCCCCCGAGGTCCACCTGGCGCTCGGGGGGGCGATCGGCCTGTTCCGCGAGCGTGTGGCGTCGTTGGACCCGCTCTGGGCCCAGGTGGATGCGCCGACGCGCGAGCGCTGGGAGCGGGACCGTCCTTTGCTCCAGCTCGCCGGGAAGGTGCGGGCCCTGCGCCTCGAGGCCGCCCGGCGGAGCCTCTCCGGACGCGGGTGA
- a CDS encoding penicillin-binding protein 1A, translated as MTSSPSSSTPPAPAPRSGPGGRLWRWTKRLLVLAAVAGVLLVLGCAGVYFYFNQGLPSAEALRNYALPQVTKVRCADGSVCAEYFLPQGRRTVVDIGDLPPHVRNAFLAAEDADFYNHAGLDFFGMTRAAVKNLIPGSRKSGASTLTQQVVKNMLLTPERSLSRKIREWILTPRVEQALTKDQILSLYINQVYYGQGRSGIEEAALYYFGKHAEKLSLGEAAVLAGTVQSPNRINPERNIVKAKQRQRYVLGQMAAHGFAPQAEVDKALEKPIVLAPRPPLEQGLYYAEEIRRTLVARYGEEAVLSGGLRVDIAMDPKLQAVADDSVRKGLEAVDRRQGYRGPVGTIELARFERLKPLLAKQVEEAGRRQKEGASVADLTTLAQTEEPPPAVAGAPVEPTPTEEEEDATLSPDEKLAQGVALAPLVEGLRVAGVVTLVDDTAKKARVDLVGRMAEIPFASVTWARLKGKSAPTKMSQVVKPGDIVHVRVLRVTPAPALLDATLDQVPLVQGGLVVIRPTDRHVVALVGGYDFTRSPYNRATQARRQPGSSFKPFIYGAALGSGRFTPITTVNDAPEAIRDPYTGKTWKPQNYDRTFEGPMTLRTALTKSKNTVSVRIIEAITPAAAIDFANRAGIRSPLPENLTLALGTGEVSMLEAANAYATLQANGRYAEPLLLLKVTNAQGKVLEEHQPAFEEKLPPAVAYLTTSLMRSVVEEGTARAVTELNRPAAGKTGTANESRDTWFSGYTADWVASAWVGFDDHSPLGSSETGGRAPLPIWLEFMRAAHQGLPSREFDVPPGVVQVRIDPATGLLAGNSVPGRLESFLEGTQPTAEAPPPGHASETDFFLQEGSRGL; from the coding sequence ATGACTTCCTCTCCCTCCTCCTCGACTCCCCCGGCGCCCGCGCCCCGTTCCGGTCCGGGAGGCCGGCTGTGGCGTTGGACGAAGCGGCTGCTGGTGCTCGCGGCCGTGGCGGGGGTGCTGCTCGTGCTCGGCTGCGCGGGCGTCTATTTCTACTTCAACCAGGGCCTGCCCTCGGCCGAGGCGCTGCGCAACTATGCCCTGCCCCAGGTGACGAAGGTGCGGTGCGCGGACGGCTCGGTGTGCGCCGAGTACTTCCTGCCCCAGGGCCGGCGCACCGTGGTGGACATCGGGGATCTGCCGCCCCACGTGCGCAACGCCTTCCTCGCCGCCGAGGACGCGGACTTCTACAACCACGCGGGCCTGGACTTCTTCGGCATGACGCGCGCGGCGGTGAAGAACCTGATTCCCGGCAGCCGCAAGTCCGGCGCCTCCACGCTCACGCAGCAGGTGGTGAAGAACATGCTGCTCACGCCCGAGCGCAGCCTGTCGCGCAAGATTCGCGAGTGGATCCTCACTCCACGCGTGGAGCAGGCGCTCACCAAGGATCAGATCCTCAGCCTCTACATCAACCAGGTGTATTACGGGCAGGGCCGCAGCGGCATCGAGGAGGCGGCGCTCTACTACTTCGGCAAGCACGCGGAGAAGCTGAGCCTGGGCGAGGCGGCGGTGCTGGCGGGCACGGTGCAGTCGCCCAACCGCATCAACCCCGAGCGCAACATCGTCAAGGCCAAGCAGCGCCAGCGCTACGTGCTCGGGCAGATGGCCGCGCACGGCTTCGCCCCCCAGGCGGAGGTGGACAAGGCGCTGGAGAAGCCCATCGTGCTCGCGCCCCGACCGCCCCTGGAGCAGGGTCTGTACTACGCCGAGGAGATCCGCCGCACGCTCGTGGCGCGCTACGGAGAGGAGGCCGTGCTCAGCGGCGGACTGCGCGTGGACATCGCCATGGATCCCAAGCTCCAGGCCGTGGCCGACGACTCGGTGCGCAAGGGCCTGGAGGCGGTGGACCGGCGCCAGGGTTACCGCGGCCCGGTGGGCACCATCGAGCTCGCGCGCTTCGAGCGGCTCAAGCCCCTGCTGGCCAAACAGGTGGAGGAGGCGGGCCGCCGGCAGAAGGAAGGCGCCTCCGTCGCGGATCTCACCACGCTCGCGCAGACGGAGGAGCCGCCGCCCGCGGTGGCCGGCGCCCCGGTGGAGCCCACGCCCACGGAGGAAGAGGAGGACGCCACGCTGTCGCCCGACGAGAAGCTCGCGCAGGGCGTGGCGCTCGCGCCGCTCGTCGAGGGCCTGCGCGTGGCGGGCGTCGTCACCCTGGTGGATGACACCGCGAAGAAGGCCCGCGTGGACCTGGTGGGGCGCATGGCGGAGATTCCCTTCGCCTCCGTCACCTGGGCCCGCCTCAAGGGCAAGAGCGCGCCCACGAAGATGTCGCAGGTAGTGAAGCCCGGGGACATCGTGCACGTGCGCGTGCTGCGCGTCACCCCGGCGCCCGCGCTGCTCGACGCCACGTTGGATCAGGTGCCGCTCGTGCAGGGCGGCCTCGTCGTCATCCGCCCCACGGACCGGCACGTGGTGGCGCTCGTGGGCGGCTATGACTTCACGCGCTCGCCCTACAACCGCGCCACCCAGGCCCGGCGCCAGCCCGGCTCGTCCTTCAAGCCCTTCATCTACGGGGCCGCGCTCGGCAGCGGGCGCTTCACCCCCATCACCACGGTGAACGACGCCCCCGAGGCCATTCGAGATCCCTACACCGGCAAGACGTGGAAGCCGCAGAACTACGACCGGACCTTCGAGGGCCCCATGACGCTGCGCACCGCGCTCACCAAGTCCAAGAACACCGTGTCCGTGCGCATCATCGAGGCCATCACCCCCGCAGCCGCCATCGACTTCGCCAACCGCGCGGGCATCCGCTCGCCCCTGCCGGAGAACCTCACCCTGGCGCTGGGCACCGGCGAGGTGAGCATGCTGGAAGCGGCCAACGCCTACGCCACGCTCCAGGCCAATGGCCGCTACGCCGAGCCCCTCCTGCTGCTCAAGGTGACCAACGCCCAGGGCAAGGTGCTCGAGGAGCACCAGCCGGCCTTCGAGGAGAAGCTGCCCCCGGCGGTCGCCTACCTCACCACGTCGCTCATGCGCAGCGTGGTGGAGGAGGGCACGGCGCGCGCGGTGACGGAGCTCAACCGCCCCGCCGCGGGCAAGACGGGCACCGCCAACGAGAGCCGCGACACCTGGTTCTCCGGCTACACCGCCGACTGGGTGGCCAGCGCCTGGGTGGGCTTCGATGACCACTCGCCCCTGGGCAGCTCGGAGACGGGCGGCCGCGCCCCCCTGCCCATCTGGCTGGAGTTCATGCGCGCCGCGCACCAGGGGCTGCCCTCGCGCGAGTTCGACGTGCCCCCGGGCGTGGTGCAGGTGCGCATCGATCCCGCCACCGGCCTGCTCGCGGGCAACTCCGTGCCCGGCCGGCTCGAGTCCTTCCTCGAGGGCACCCAGCCCACCGCCGAGGCGCCTCCGCCCGGCCACGCCTCCGAGACCGACTTCTTCCTCCAGGAAGGCAGCCGGGGGCTGTGA
- the xth gene encoding exodeoxyribonuclease III produces the protein MKIVAWNVNSIRARLDRLVEWLKNAQPDVVCLQELKCTDAEFPREAVLAAGYHAAVHGQKTYNGVAILARTPPQDVVSGLSDGVEDSHSRVIAATVDGVRVMSVYAPNGQQVDSPAYVYKLEFYARLRRYLDTRHKPDEPLALCGDWNVAPEDIDVWDPAAWQGQTLFTEKEKAAWRELCAFGLTDTFRSLYPAEKKFSWWDYRMLAFQKNLGVRIDHVLATGPLVKRLTAAGVDREARKGKQPSDHAPVWAEFKAG, from the coding sequence ATGAAGATCGTTGCCTGGAACGTGAACTCCATCCGCGCCCGGCTGGACCGGCTGGTGGAGTGGTTGAAGAACGCTCAGCCCGACGTGGTGTGCCTTCAGGAGTTGAAGTGCACCGACGCGGAGTTTCCGCGGGAGGCCGTGCTGGCGGCGGGCTACCACGCGGCGGTGCACGGGCAGAAGACGTACAACGGGGTGGCCATCCTGGCGCGCACGCCCCCCCAGGACGTGGTGAGTGGCCTGTCGGACGGGGTGGAGGATTCGCACTCGCGGGTGATCGCCGCCACGGTGGACGGGGTGCGGGTGATGAGCGTGTACGCGCCCAACGGGCAGCAGGTGGACTCGCCCGCGTATGTCTACAAGCTGGAGTTCTACGCGCGGCTGCGGCGCTACCTGGACACGCGGCACAAGCCGGACGAGCCGCTCGCGCTCTGCGGGGACTGGAACGTGGCGCCCGAGGACATCGACGTGTGGGATCCGGCGGCGTGGCAGGGGCAGACGCTCTTCACCGAGAAGGAGAAGGCGGCGTGGCGGGAGCTGTGCGCCTTCGGCCTGACGGACACGTTCCGCTCGCTGTACCCGGCGGAGAAGAAGTTCAGCTGGTGGGACTACCGGATGCTGGCCTTCCAGAAGAACCTGGGCGTGCGCATCGATCACGTGCTCGCGACCGGGCCGCTGGTGAAGCGGCTGACGGCGGCGGGTGTGGATCGCGAGGCGCGCAAGGGCAAGCAGCCCTCGGACCACGCGCCGGTGTGGGCCGAGTTCAAGGCTGGCTGA
- a CDS encoding FmdE family protein yields the protein MRSTSLLLCSVLLSGCAASRPVAPSTAPADSTEASLARITVVHGGAGPWVVAGYRMGQAALQRLGLKAGSFDLEVAHHAPAKVQYTCIADGAAAATGASLGKLNLALVDEPDPSRVATTYRRRSTGDAVTLRPTASFVERYRDLPRERLAEAGREVLALPDSEVFEEVH from the coding sequence ATGCGCTCTACTTCCCTGCTGCTCTGTTCCGTCCTGCTCTCTGGCTGCGCGGCCTCGCGCCCCGTGGCCCCATCCACCGCCCCGGCGGACTCCACCGAGGCCTCGCTGGCCCGCATCACCGTCGTCCATGGAGGCGCGGGCCCCTGGGTGGTGGCGGGCTACCGCATGGGGCAAGCCGCGCTGCAACGACTCGGATTGAAGGCGGGCAGCTTCGACCTGGAGGTGGCGCACCACGCCCCCGCGAAGGTGCAATACACCTGCATCGCGGATGGCGCGGCGGCGGCCACCGGCGCGAGCCTGGGCAAGCTCAACCTGGCGCTCGTGGACGAGCCAGATCCTTCACGCGTGGCGACCACCTACCGCCGCCGCTCGACCGGCGATGCCGTCACGCTGAGGCCCACCGCGAGCTTCGTGGAGCGCTACCGGGACCTGCCCCGGGAGCGGCTGGCCGAGGCGGGCCGGGAGGTCCTCGCCCTGCCGGACTCCGAGGTCTTCGAGGAGGTCCACTGA
- a CDS encoding tetratricopeptide repeat protein translates to MGIAVPPRMRSTTLFACLVTLCLAGCEARSLRGPQGLAPVTRSAPRTVSSEAAPCPSFKAEPSAGSVQASAVTAEALAPAEPTDTLSLPHEEHLAPVDHLGRARVLREEGDLAGALTEARRAVHDAGEDLDARETALDHLIPLARLTGQKQLAVDAYEELAHLFPDGPEPLVQKARILLELGQTESALHAAEAALLLDPEYPEVYQVLGRAHLAAGQLEHAIIRFQQAVHLDPYHGYALNNLGFARLLAGQDEAAVEALAQAAYLLPYEGFVHNNLGLAYERLGRYEEAAMAFDTALRLSPKNRKARLNHARLERQTHASAQVQAVSRERAREVDPG, encoded by the coding sequence ATGGGCATCGCAGTACCTCCGCGCATGCGCTCCACCACCCTGTTCGCCTGCCTCGTCACCCTCTGCCTCGCCGGCTGTGAGGCCCGCTCGCTCCGAGGCCCCCAGGGGTTGGCTCCCGTCACCCGCTCCGCCCCCCGGACCGTGTCCTCCGAGGCCGCGCCGTGCCCCTCCTTCAAGGCCGAGCCCTCCGCCGGGTCCGTCCAGGCGAGCGCCGTGACGGCCGAGGCGCTCGCCCCCGCCGAGCCCACGGACACGCTCTCGCTGCCGCACGAGGAGCACCTCGCCCCGGTGGATCACCTCGGCCGGGCGCGCGTGCTGCGCGAGGAAGGAGACCTCGCGGGTGCCCTCACCGAGGCGCGCCGCGCCGTACACGACGCGGGGGAGGACCTCGACGCGCGCGAGACGGCGCTCGATCACCTCATCCCCCTGGCCCGCCTCACCGGCCAGAAGCAGCTCGCGGTCGACGCCTACGAGGAGCTCGCCCACCTCTTCCCGGACGGCCCCGAGCCCCTGGTGCAGAAGGCCCGCATCCTCCTGGAGCTGGGGCAGACCGAGAGCGCCCTGCACGCCGCCGAGGCCGCGCTCCTGCTCGACCCCGAGTACCCCGAGGTGTACCAGGTGCTCGGCCGGGCCCACCTGGCCGCCGGACAGCTCGAGCACGCCATCATCCGCTTCCAGCAGGCGGTGCACCTCGACCCGTACCATGGGTATGCCCTCAACAACCTCGGCTTCGCCCGGCTGCTCGCCGGTCAGGACGAGGCGGCCGTGGAGGCGCTCGCCCAGGCCGCCTACCTGCTGCCCTACGAGGGCTTCGTCCACAACAACCTGGGGCTCGCCTACGAGCGGCTGGGGCGCTACGAGGAGGCCGCCATGGCCTTCGACACCGCGCTGCGCCTGTCTCCGAAGAACCGCAAGGCGCGCCTCAACCACGCGCGGCTCGAGCGCCAGACCCACGCGTCCGCCCAGGTCCAGGCCGTCTCGCGCGAGCGGGCGCGGGAGGTCGACCCGGGCTGA